In uncultured Desulfobacter sp., one DNA window encodes the following:
- the dmpI gene encoding 4-oxalocrotonate tautomerase DmpI, giving the protein MPYITIESGKLTKEQKEKLIEKLTETASEIMNIPSEFFLTTIKELSDENIGIGGKTIEKTKSEYFEINN; this is encoded by the coding sequence ATGCCTTATATTACAATAGAAAGCGGGAAGCTGACAAAAGAGCAAAAAGAGAAACTGATTGAAAAGTTAACAGAAACTGCCTCAGAAATAATGAACATTCCAAGTGAATTTTTCCTTACAACAATTAAAGAATTATCAGATGAAAATATTGGAATTGGAGGAAAAACGATTGAAAAAACAAAGAGTGAGTATTTCGAGATAAACAATTAA
- a CDS encoding SIS domain-containing protein codes for MNRYIEYSLREAKRALECLLDDERTLLSINAAGQLLIKTFEHRGRVFSCGNGGSMCDAMHFAEELTGRYRSDRPALAASAISDAGHLSCVGNDLGYEQVFSRYLEAHARPGDCLVALSTSGSSKNVLHAAEVAQSLDVPVIGFTGRRDAALAPLCAVHICTPAGQFADRVQELHIKILHILIELVERKFFPENYAEDA; via the coding sequence ATGAATAGATACATTGAGTACAGTTTGCGCGAGGCAAAGAGAGCGCTTGAATGCTTGCTGGACGATGAAAGGACGTTGCTATCAATCAACGCTGCCGGCCAGTTACTCATCAAGACATTCGAACACCGTGGGCGGGTGTTTTCTTGTGGTAACGGCGGCTCAATGTGCGACGCTATGCACTTCGCCGAAGAACTCACGGGCCGGTATCGCAGTGATCGACCCGCGCTCGCTGCTTCAGCAATTAGTGACGCCGGGCATTTGAGCTGCGTAGGAAACGACCTTGGGTATGAACAAGTTTTTTCTCGCTACCTTGAAGCACATGCCCGGCCAGGCGACTGTTTGGTTGCACTCAGCACCAGTGGGTCAAGCAAAAACGTGCTGCATGCGGCAGAGGTGGCGCAATCTTTGGACGTGCCGGTCATCGGCTTTACAGGTCGTCGAGACGCAGCCCTTGCGCCTTTGTGCGCAGTTCACATCTGCACGCCGGCCGGTCAGTTTGCCGATCGGGTTCAAGAGCTGCACATAAAAATCTTGCACATCCTCATCGAGCTTGTAGAACGTAAATTTTTCCCGGAAAACTATGCTGAAGACGCATAA
- a CDS encoding GNAT family N-acetyltransferase → MMKTNDANFNLRDATKDDTEFIFQLRIQTMKKDFDNTFGRHEGEQWKRAADEIQHAQIIMINQTDIGVIKVIPKIKELHLHQMQILPEYQGRGIGSKLVSRVLDRAGNKKIPVTLFVLKGAAAKRIYDRFGFSVTNEYENNYMMRWQPKSLYGNIEYRTPTVAEYNKLRGLVGWWKTDTTATDIAMRNSLFSVVCIERGCVIGLGRIIGDGLYFYIQDMIIHPDYQSKGLGKTLMKELMGYISTNAKAGTFVGLMAAKGLEKYYEQFGFKARDEQAPGMYQIIK, encoded by the coding sequence ATGATGAAAACAAACGATGCAAATTTTAATTTAAGAGATGCAACAAAAGATGATACCGAATTCATTTTTCAGCTAAGAATTCAAACTATGAAAAAAGATTTTGATAACACGTTTGGCCGGCACGAAGGTGAGCAATGGAAAAGAGCTGCAGATGAGATACAACATGCTCAAATAATAATGATAAATCAAACAGATATTGGCGTCATTAAGGTGATTCCCAAGATCAAGGAATTGCATTTACACCAAATGCAGATTTTACCTGAATATCAAGGGAGAGGCATAGGCTCAAAACTTGTCAGCCGGGTGCTTGATCGTGCGGGAAACAAGAAGATTCCAGTAACGCTTTTTGTTTTAAAAGGCGCCGCAGCAAAACGCATTTATGATCGTTTTGGCTTTTCCGTAACAAATGAATATGAAAACAATTATATGATGCGCTGGCAGCCCAAGAGCCTTTATGGAAATATCGAATATCGGACGCCTACAGTGGCAGAATACAATAAATTGAGAGGCTTGGTTGGATGGTGGAAAACCGACACAACTGCCACCGACATCGCAATGAGGAACTCATTGTTTTCAGTAGTTTGCATTGAACGCGGCTGCGTAATCGGACTTGGCCGAATTATAGGCGATGGGTTGTATTTCTACATCCAAGACATGATTATTCATCCAGATTATCAGTCAAAAGGTTTGGGGAAAACTTTGATGAAAGAACTGATGGGCTATATCTCTACGAATGCAAAAGCCGGTACATTCGTTGGCCTAATGGCCGCAAAGGGACTTGAAAAATACTATGAGCAATTTGGATTCAAGGCCCGTGACGAGCAGGCCCCCGGAATGTATCAAATTATCAAATAA
- a CDS encoding methyltransferase domain-containing protein — MKNSNNPALEPLGQALLAYWRGKKSAELIHEFKNGQKRSLPVSVFFRSHEEFLTTDKAIEYCRGRILVVGAGTGVHALELEKQGYEVTAIDICPQAVQIMTERGIKDAGQQDFFRFDSERFDTIFMLGHNIGICETLKGIKGLLHRCEKLIRPGGQLLVNSVKEPEVANSPSPKGYPGELEFRLSYEKNVGPWMRWLHVDFSTLTSHALKYGWSAEKLIETEEGGFLARMRPIL, encoded by the coding sequence ATGAAAAATTCAAATAATCCAGCACTTGAGCCCCTTGGGCAGGCACTTCTTGCTTACTGGCGCGGTAAAAAATCGGCAGAACTCATACATGAGTTCAAAAACGGCCAAAAGAGGTCACTGCCGGTTTCTGTTTTCTTTCGTTCTCATGAAGAATTCTTAACAACAGATAAGGCTATTGAATATTGTCGCGGCAGAATTCTTGTCGTTGGTGCCGGAACCGGGGTCCATGCTCTTGAGCTTGAAAAACAAGGTTATGAAGTTACAGCTATCGATATCTGCCCTCAGGCCGTTCAGATAATGACAGAGCGTGGAATAAAGGATGCCGGACAGCAAGATTTTTTTCGTTTCGACAGCGAACGATTTGATACAATTTTTATGCTCGGACATAATATTGGCATATGTGAAACCCTTAAAGGAATAAAAGGGTTACTTCACAGATGCGAAAAACTTATTCGGCCTGGCGGGCAGTTGCTGGTCAATTCCGTCAAAGAGCCTGAAGTTGCTAATTCCCCAAGCCCCAAAGGTTATCCTGGGGAATTGGAATTCCGTCTGTCGTATGAAAAAAATGTCGGCCCATGGATGCGCTGGCTTCATGTAGATTTCAGTACACTGACTTCCCATGCTTTAAAGTATGGTTGGTCCGCAGAGAAACTCATCGAAACTGAAGAAGGCGGTTTTTTAGCAAGAATGCGCCCTATTTTATAA
- a CDS encoding 2-dehydropantoate 2-reductase, producing MNICFFGVGGVGGYYGTLLTKYFNETGMGKTYFIARGKHKDAVVEKGLLLKKEGGKEEILINPYLCTDTVNDLPVFDIVVVSVKGYDLENVSKQVNKLSDKNTIILPLLNGADIYERMRQHIEKGYILPSCVYLGTHIESPGVIFQKGGSGQISIGKDPSNPGFYPDKLISLFKSSGILIEFFEDVNIEIWTKYIFIASFALVTATYNKTIGEVANDGNLSTLVKNIMQEIESVARALEIGLPSDIVETSFSKANQFPFETKTSFQRDFETKGRQSEWDLFGGTIIRYAEKFNIPANNTKEALDKLLKT from the coding sequence ATGAATATATGCTTTTTTGGCGTCGGCGGCGTCGGAGGTTACTATGGAACCTTACTGACTAAATATTTCAACGAAACCGGCATGGGAAAGACATACTTTATTGCAAGGGGCAAGCATAAAGATGCTGTTGTGGAAAAAGGATTGCTACTGAAAAAAGAAGGCGGAAAAGAAGAGATCTTAATTAACCCCTATTTGTGTACCGATACGGTTAATGATTTGCCTGTTTTTGATATAGTGGTGGTATCGGTTAAAGGGTACGATTTAGAAAATGTTTCTAAACAAGTAAACAAACTTTCAGATAAAAACACCATTATCTTGCCGCTTTTAAACGGTGCAGATATTTACGAGAGAATGCGACAGCATATAGAGAAAGGGTATATTTTACCATCCTGTGTATATTTAGGCACTCATATCGAATCTCCCGGAGTCATTTTTCAAAAAGGAGGAAGCGGCCAGATATCAATTGGCAAAGATCCATCAAATCCTGGATTTTATCCTGACAAGCTAATCAGTCTTTTTAAAAGTTCCGGCATCCTGATTGAATTTTTTGAAGATGTGAATATTGAGATATGGACCAAATATATTTTTATTGCATCATTTGCGTTGGTGACAGCCACCTATAATAAAACAATTGGTGAAGTAGCGAATGATGGGAATCTAAGCACGCTTGTAAAAAACATCATGCAAGAAATTGAATCGGTTGCAAGGGCCCTGGAAATAGGACTTCCATCCGATATTGTAGAAACTTCCTTTTCAAAAGCCAACCAGTTTCCGTTCGAAACAAAAACATCGTTTCAAAGAGACTTTGAAACAAAAGGCAGACAAAGCGAATGGGATTTGTTTGGGGGAACAATAATCCGATATGCCGAAAAATTTAATATCCCAGCGAACAACACAAAAGAAGCTCTTGATAAACTTTTAAAAACATAA
- a CDS encoding Crp/Fnr family transcriptional regulator yields the protein MSNFDKISLLTALKEKVFHNDSSCNKELEELSSRFIKREYPRKKTLVVAGEKWDKIFFIHQGIIRLFYTDKEGKEFNKGFFHEGRFAWPVAPSARKNDSLFSIAALEDVKISVCPFESFFSWLLDHGYWEKFALPYAELFAEEKFFREYEFLTTSATERFQKFCIDNPTLSERIPDYHLASYLGITNVSLSRIKKRINLNLG from the coding sequence TTGTCAAATTTCGACAAAATATCTCTGCTGACAGCGCTGAAAGAAAAAGTATTCCATAACGATTCGTCGTGTAACAAAGAACTGGAAGAATTATCAAGCCGTTTCATCAAGCGGGAATATCCACGCAAAAAAACTTTGGTTGTTGCAGGAGAAAAATGGGATAAAATTTTTTTTATTCATCAAGGCATTATTCGACTTTTTTACACTGACAAAGAAGGAAAGGAGTTCAATAAAGGCTTCTTCCATGAAGGCCGGTTCGCATGGCCTGTTGCGCCTTCGGCCCGAAAAAATGACAGCCTGTTCAGTATCGCCGCTTTGGAAGATGTTAAGATATCAGTTTGTCCCTTTGAATCGTTTTTTTCCTGGCTGTTGGATCATGGTTATTGGGAAAAATTTGCTCTGCCATATGCAGAATTATTTGCAGAAGAAAAATTTTTTAGAGAATATGAATTCTTAACAACATCAGCAACCGAAAGGTTCCAAAAATTTTGCATTGATAATCCCACCCTATCCGAGCGGATACCGGACTACCACTTGGCGTCCTACCTTGGCATTACAAACGTTTCATTATCAAGAATAAAAAAAAGGATAAATCTTAACTTAGGTTAA
- a CDS encoding IS91 family transposase yields MRLSHIIEEYYDAFLTRYGDTALPEQIKALNAIVSCRTPDAGQIYTVCPDCNHTQLHPLSCGNRNCPHCQNHETSQWIDRQQNKQLPVQYFMVTFTLPCQFREVAYRNQRTVYSLMFSCVSSTLKEFGLNPRHLGAQIGMTMVLHTHSRRLDFHPHIHVVVPGGGVDPSRRQWKKKKGKYLFNRKALAKVFRARFLNGLNKENLPIPKGARSKWIVDCARVGTGMSALKYLSRYLYRGVISERNIIANQDGRVTFMYIDGKTKEMCRRTLKGEEFLHLILLHVLPRGFRRARDYGFLHGNAKKLLFLVQMILHVRIMAIVLRPRPVFKCPHCGKPMKILGIKPVGTG; encoded by the coding sequence ATGCGACTTTCTCATATCATTGAAGAATATTATGATGCATTTCTGACTCGTTACGGGGATACGGCATTGCCGGAACAGATCAAAGCCTTAAACGCCATAGTTAGTTGCCGTACACCAGACGCCGGGCAGATTTATACGGTCTGTCCAGACTGCAATCATACACAACTGCATCCACTGTCCTGTGGAAACCGCAATTGTCCCCATTGTCAAAACCATGAGACAAGCCAATGGATTGACCGGCAGCAAAATAAACAGCTTCCCGTCCAGTATTTCATGGTAACTTTTACCTTGCCCTGTCAGTTCAGGGAAGTTGCATACCGGAATCAACGGACAGTTTATTCTCTGATGTTTTCATGTGTATCCAGCACGTTGAAAGAATTTGGGCTAAATCCCCGGCACCTTGGGGCCCAAATCGGTATGACCATGGTTCTTCACACTCATAGCAGAAGATTGGATTTTCACCCGCATATTCATGTAGTTGTTCCAGGTGGCGGTGTTGACCCATCCAGGCGGCAATGGAAAAAGAAAAAAGGCAAGTATTTGTTTAATCGAAAAGCCCTGGCCAAAGTTTTTCGGGCACGTTTCCTGAACGGATTGAACAAAGAGAATTTGCCAATTCCCAAAGGTGCTCGTTCCAAATGGATTGTCGATTGTGCCAGGGTCGGAACCGGCATGTCTGCCCTGAAGTACCTGTCCAGATATTTATACCGGGGAGTGATCAGCGAACGTAATATCATTGCCAATCAGGATGGCCGGGTTACCTTCATGTATATTGACGGTAAAACCAAAGAGATGTGCAGGCGAACCCTTAAAGGAGAGGAGTTTCTGCACCTGATCCTGCTTCATGTGTTGCCCAGGGGATTTCGTAGGGCAAGAGATTACGGCTTTCTTCACGGGAATGCCAAGAAATTGCTCTTCCTAGTACAGATGATTCTCCACGTTCGGATTATGGCAATAGTGCTTCGGCCAAGGCCTGTTTTTAAATGCCCCCATTGCGGGAAGCCTATGAAAATCCTCGGAATAAAGCCTGTCGGTACAGGATAG
- a CDS encoding DUF2845 domain-containing protein: MKQIITLTAILTFLFGSAVNTYAFRCGEGKRNLASEGQHKYQILKDCGPPVSKEIVGVDEKGNTYRIVEEWLYIFCESFVKTG; this comes from the coding sequence ATGAAACAAATTATCACTTTGACGGCAATACTAACTTTTTTATTCGGTTCAGCCGTTAACACTTATGCATTCCGATGTGGTGAGGGTAAGAGGAATTTGGCAAGTGAGGGACAACATAAATACCAAATCTTAAAAGATTGCGGGCCACCTGTTTCAAAGGAAATTGTAGGGGTGGATGAGAAAGGCAATACTTACCGGATAGTAGAGGAATGGCTTTATATTTTTTGTGAATCGTTTGTGAAAACAGGGTGA
- a CDS encoding TIGR00730 family Rossman fold protein, which yields MKRICINCGSNSGARSEYMETAIKLGQLISNKGIELVYGGAEVGLMGAVASAAMKNGGKVIGVIPESFADKVADNNLSELHIVPTMHERKKMMFDLSDGFIALPGGMGTIEEVFEILTWAQLGLHQKPCGIINICGYFDKLLEFLDYSVDQLFIKRQHREMVLVSNEPGGLLGQFEKYKAPVLEKWIDRK from the coding sequence ATGAAAAGAATTTGTATTAACTGCGGCTCGAATTCAGGTGCGCGTTCGGAGTACATGGAAACGGCAATAAAACTCGGCCAATTGATATCAAATAAAGGGATCGAACTTGTATACGGCGGGGCCGAAGTGGGATTAATGGGTGCTGTTGCATCCGCGGCAATGAAAAATGGCGGCAAGGTAATCGGTGTCATTCCGGAATCATTTGCAGACAAAGTAGCGGATAACAATTTATCCGAACTGCATATAGTGCCGACAATGCATGAGCGAAAAAAAATGATGTTCGATTTATCTGACGGTTTTATTGCATTGCCAGGCGGAATGGGAACAATAGAAGAAGTTTTCGAAATATTGACTTGGGCGCAGCTGGGTCTTCATCAAAAACCATGTGGGATTATAAATATATGTGGTTATTTTGACAAATTGCTTGAATTTCTTGATTATTCGGTGGATCAATTGTTTATAAAACGTCAACACCGTGAAATGGTTCTTGTAAGTAACGAACCGGGTGGTTTATTGGGGCAGTTTGAAAAATATAAAGCACCAGTTTTAGAAAAATGGATAGATAGAAAGTAA
- a CDS encoding SDR family oxidoreductase, which translates to MKQLADKTALITGGSDGIGFAIATAFAEHGVNLVIIGRDEQKMMQCKKQLLQYDVDIFCIAQDITNKEAISEIYKQINRKNIQINMLVNNAGIARFISFRETNETLLDYHFNLNVKVPYLLTQIFLDDLIASQGNVINISSYFSKKMLPDRPSTAYSLTKGAIESFTKALAYELGPNGVRVNSIAPGTITTPQVKRNYEQLNDEAKNRFDTMIQTIYPLQTIGKPDDVANISVFLASNQAKWITGGIFPVDGGLTTN; encoded by the coding sequence ATGAAACAATTAGCCGACAAAACAGCTCTTATCACAGGAGGAAGTGACGGGATAGGATTTGCGATTGCAACAGCCTTCGCTGAACATGGGGTAAATCTGGTGATCATAGGCAGAGATGAACAAAAAATGATGCAATGCAAAAAACAGCTCCTGCAATATGATGTTGATATTTTTTGTATAGCCCAAGATATCACCAATAAAGAAGCGATTTCTGAAATTTATAAACAGATAAACCGGAAAAATATACAGATCAATATGTTGGTGAATAATGCAGGTATCGCAAGGTTTATCTCTTTTAGAGAAACGAACGAAACATTATTGGATTATCATTTCAACTTAAATGTCAAAGTGCCATACTTACTTACCCAAATTTTTCTGGACGATTTGATTGCGTCCCAAGGAAATGTAATCAATATTTCATCATATTTTTCTAAAAAAATGTTACCTGACAGACCGTCAACAGCATATTCGCTGACCAAAGGTGCCATCGAGTCTTTTACAAAAGCCCTGGCTTATGAACTTGGCCCCAATGGCGTCAGAGTCAATTCTATTGCCCCGGGCACCATCACAACGCCTCAGGTAAAAAGAAATTATGAACAGCTTAATGACGAAGCAAAAAATCGTTTTGACACCATGATTCAAACAATTTATCCTCTGCAAACCATTGGAAAGCCGGATGATGTTGCCAACATATCCGTCTTTCTTGCTTCAAATCAGGCAAAATGGATTACCGGCGGGATTTTTCCTGTGGATGGAGGTCTGACAACTAACTGA
- a CDS encoding response regulator, producing MGEDKYKNIKSADMNSHLGEMEHFNHLMLGREERIIELKNQVNDLSEQLGQDPIYHNPEQIEQLSEITNEKPDDIYLSSTITDDPISIHDLAEIKELFKLFSHYGDTVGVASAILDLKGEIFQKSTWRRVCANFHRVNKKTNCGCIESDTILASNLKKGMRYTAYTCKNGMMDCASPIIVNGVHLANAFIGQFHLQAPDMDYFKAQAIRHGFPVESYLKAVNEAPTIAPEQFEHLVGFLVNFTGIISSLLMEKQKNKSLQLNLTKKANEMYRQQKAAMNLAEDALRAKTLAEQAKALEVEQAKLIASKQAAEERSEELERSQKQLQTEKVKLQKILDTSPVCVFISVDEVIRMMNPASIKMLGMHPGDCVSDIHVESEERKKILLKLEENGIVRNWELQVYNKNREPLTMLATYMTMEYEGEKGVLGWLADITEQKRAEKKIQLAKELAEEATKSKSEFLANMSHEIRTPMNAIMGLNHLLLRTPLTSNQKDYVSKINDSAQSLLGIINDILDFSKIEAGKLQIDHTRFNLESVFDNLSTMINIKAMEKGIELVFDIAVDVPGLLIGDPLRLGQILLNLAGNAVKFTHQGEIKIHSSVRERKGDTVLLYFSVKDTGIGLTETQKEQLFQAFSQADMSTSRKYGGTGLGLTISKKLCEMMGGHIGVNSVYGQGSEFHFTVLMDVQQHVQKRRNVFPEKLKGLKTLVVDDNQSARLVMENYLKDFDFRVDAVDSGENAVRQVNKNLQGDDPYKLIFMDWKMTGIDGVQAAEKIRELTREKIRPQIIMVTSYDHVEIMTQARAVGVDAFLIKPACQSLIFDTVVKALGRTAPGFIKPKDEKIEKPYDLDAIRGARILLIEDNVINQKVAVGLLESEQFVVDVAPNGQEGVDKYLSSATAPYDIILMDLQMPVMDGITATRLIMQNRAFKVPPIIAMTADAMSGVEKMVLDVGMKGYLTKPINIKKFFSTLEQWIQPKERGQIEKKARSTNNEVIPITEIQGINVPDGLTRIGGNTKAYFKLLRSFANNNARFKMNLKNVMKNKDWNKAILMAHSLKGSCGNIGAMELFSLCRDLENQLQKQNRNIQLIDDALENTDTMLQQIITAINQVLAEIETSEAKNGYQAKTEELLRVIGKLHIALKTNDAQSSNILTQIEGMVNDADMVRLVSKIRKWIDVFDYEKALELLEKRTDTFLKMDK from the coding sequence ATGGGCGAAGATAAATATAAAAATATTAAAAGCGCTGACATGAATAGCCATTTAGGGGAAATGGAGCACTTTAATCATTTAATGCTGGGCAGGGAAGAGCGGATAATCGAATTAAAAAATCAGGTCAATGATCTTTCAGAACAGTTAGGGCAGGACCCCATTTATCATAACCCGGAACAGATTGAACAGCTTTCTGAAATTACAAATGAAAAACCGGATGACATTTATTTATCTTCAACGATTACTGATGATCCCATTTCAATACATGATCTTGCAGAAATTAAAGAGCTTTTTAAACTGTTTTCACATTATGGTGACACGGTCGGCGTTGCAAGCGCCATTCTTGACCTAAAGGGTGAAATATTCCAGAAGTCAACATGGCGGCGGGTCTGTGCAAATTTTCACAGGGTGAATAAAAAAACAAACTGCGGTTGTATTGAAAGCGACACAATACTTGCGAGCAATCTTAAAAAAGGCATGCGATATACCGCATACACCTGTAAAAATGGTATGATGGATTGTGCGTCTCCCATCATCGTAAACGGCGTGCATCTGGCCAATGCCTTCATCGGCCAGTTTCATCTGCAGGCGCCGGATATGGATTATTTCAAAGCCCAGGCCATTCGCCATGGATTCCCGGTGGAAAGCTATCTGAAAGCGGTTAACGAGGCCCCGACGATAGCGCCCGAGCAATTTGAGCATCTCGTGGGATTTCTGGTTAATTTTACCGGTATTATTTCATCGCTGCTCATGGAAAAACAGAAAAATAAAAGCCTACAGCTTAACCTGACGAAAAAGGCAAATGAAATGTATCGCCAGCAAAAAGCCGCCATGAACCTGGCGGAAGACGCCCTGAGGGCAAAAACGCTGGCGGAGCAGGCAAAGGCATTGGAAGTGGAACAGGCAAAGCTGATTGCATCCAAACAAGCGGCAGAAGAACGCAGTGAAGAACTTGAACGGAGTCAAAAACAGCTGCAAACAGAGAAGGTAAAACTCCAGAAAATTTTGGACACCTCTCCTGTATGTGTTTTCATTTCAGTGGATGAAGTTATACGGATGATGAATCCTGCCAGCATTAAAATGCTGGGAATGCATCCCGGGGATTGTGTTAGCGATATACACGTGGAAAGTGAAGAGCGAAAAAAAATCCTCCTGAAATTGGAAGAAAACGGGATTGTCCGCAATTGGGAGCTTCAGGTGTATAATAAAAACCGCGAACCGTTAACCATGCTTGCCACCTATATGACCATGGAATACGAAGGCGAAAAGGGTGTCTTGGGATGGCTGGCCGACATCACCGAACAAAAACGGGCGGAAAAAAAGATTCAACTGGCAAAAGAGCTGGCCGAAGAGGCAACAAAATCCAAGTCGGAATTTCTGGCCAACATGAGCCATGAAATACGCACACCGATGAATGCCATCATGGGGTTGAACCATCTGCTTTTGCGTACGCCGTTAACAAGTAATCAAAAAGATTATGTATCCAAAATCAATGACAGTGCTCAAAGTCTGCTGGGCATTATCAACGATATTCTGGATTTTTCAAAAATCGAGGCGGGTAAACTGCAAATCGACCATACGCGCTTCAACCTCGAATCCGTATTTGATAATCTGTCTACCATGATTAACATCAAGGCGATGGAAAAAGGCATTGAGCTCGTTTTTGACATCGCGGTTGATGTCCCCGGTCTGCTGATAGGTGACCCCTTACGTTTGGGCCAGATACTTTTGAATCTGGCCGGCAATGCGGTTAAATTCACACACCAGGGTGAAATCAAAATCCATTCCAGCGTACGGGAACGAAAAGGCGACACGGTTTTATTGTATTTTTCCGTCAAGGATACCGGCATAGGTCTGACTGAAACGCAAAAGGAACAACTGTTCCAGGCCTTTTCCCAGGCGGATATGTCCACGTCCCGTAAATATGGCGGCACAGGATTGGGGCTGACCATTTCTAAAAAACTTTGTGAAATGATGGGAGGCCATATCGGGGTAAACAGTGTTTACGGACAGGGTAGTGAATTCCACTTCACCGTACTTATGGATGTTCAGCAACATGTTCAAAAGAGACGGAACGTTTTTCCTGAGAAACTCAAAGGCCTTAAAACGCTGGTAGTTGACGATAACCAATCCGCCCGGCTTGTCATGGAAAACTATCTGAAAGATTTTGATTTCCGCGTAGATGCTGTTGACTCCGGGGAGAACGCCGTCCGGCAGGTGAATAAAAACCTTCAGGGTGATGATCCGTATAAATTGATTTTTATGGATTGGAAAATGACGGGTATTGATGGTGTCCAGGCCGCTGAAAAGATCAGAGAGTTAACCAGGGAAAAAATTAGGCCCCAAATTATCATGGTCACAAGCTATGACCATGTAGAAATTATGACCCAGGCACGGGCTGTGGGCGTAGATGCTTTTTTGATCAAACCCGCCTGCCAGTCATTGATATTTGATACCGTTGTCAAAGCATTGGGCCGGACAGCCCCTGGCTTCATCAAGCCCAAGGACGAAAAGATTGAAAAACCGTATGACTTAGATGCAATCCGTGGTGCCAGGATACTGTTGATTGAAGATAATGTAATCAATCAGAAAGTTGCGGTTGGGCTGTTGGAGTCTGAACAATTTGTTGTTGATGTTGCGCCGAATGGTCAGGAAGGTGTTGATAAATATCTGTCATCGGCCACAGCACCCTACGATATTATATTGATGGATCTGCAAATGCCCGTGATGGACGGCATTACCGCAACCAGATTAATTATGCAAAACCGGGCATTCAAAGTGCCTCCGATAATTGCCATGACTGCGGATGCCATGAGCGGCGTTGAAAAAATGGTATTGGATGTCGGCATGAAAGGGTATTTGACAAAACCCATTAACATAAAAAAGTTTTTTTCCACCCTTGAACAATGGATACAACCTAAAGAAAGGGGGCAAATAGAAAAAAAAGCAAGATCAACCAACAATGAGGTTATCCCGATAACTGAAATTCAAGGGATAAATGTTCCGGATGGATTAACTCGAATCGGAGGAAATACGAAAGCCTATTTTAAGCTTCTCAGATCATTTGCAAACAATAATGCAAGGTTTAAAATGAATCTGAAAAACGTTATGAAAAACAAGGATTGGAATAAAGCCATCCTTATGGCCCATTCCTTGAAAGGAAGTTGCGGCAACATCGGTGCCATGGAGTTATTTTCCCTATGCCGTGATTTGGAAAATCAATTGCAAAAGCAAAACCGGAACATACAATTGATTGATGATGCTTTAGAAAACACCGACACGATGCTGCAACAAATTATTACGGCGATTAATCAGGTTTTGGCAGAGATCGAAACGTCTGAGGCAAAAAACGGTTACCAGGCAAAGACGGAAGAACTTCTTAGAGTTATTGGCAAATTACACATAGCACTCAAGACGAATGATGCACAATCGTCTAACATATTGACACAAATAGAAGGCATGGTAAACGATGCCGATATGGTACGCTTGGTCTCTAAAATACGGAAATGGATTGATGTTTTTGATTATGAGAAAGCGTTGGAACTTCTTGAAAAAAGAACGGACACATTTTTGAAAATGGATAAATAA